A window from Dermacentor albipictus isolate Rhodes 1998 colony chromosome 10, USDA_Dalb.pri_finalv2, whole genome shotgun sequence encodes these proteins:
- the LOC135898766 gene encoding uncharacterized protein, giving the protein MSKAPHADHAVDTRCALDCSSNEWSAQNIPCTKGGGASCKLLEHHAEINRVLLGAALEHREDKRGQSRGDALIAAVEASTCWYAWYSSRENSCKARALDLVELLLAEHPCITAMEFTRNFMLRPSLLSAVKRHPRLNSFTVPGKFAALPDAAEVFDVIRSLPQLKNLAFKAYEFEKKSWTTCCIFDCSFDLPLSCLSTLDLAELLIPSTEVGRLVQALTENESITDLCVGDCVFSYRDKDSIARFPKYLAKENCALRTLTLKASVYSTSRSLLRELVDAFGKMNFLEELNLDIIVTTMFVPTFALFAEVASRSAKLRSLRLPWTTTYPYLNVHSTSPEATQCMKSWHTALQGSKSPLKQLRIDLKGFGEAACDTFFDAIANNESLRLVEVDTLPFIDGLDRVSKTILERGLNDRVVIKGHHRHSNANQLLKYPQISSVAVTLGRFISRERVDPQSVISTLEVVGSSSNVTSLLVTCNGFNRDELSALAACLRNAAVLTDVDINLGTVLDALTEEECREVRAELVSALASNLKLLKVSIKGVLLSHYDLNVLAHGASKSLRLTEFTMTPACHCITPNAKLCEAQPSGFQHKHSALMETIKFKNIELADVLQATRRNASAVSAASQFVLGQQDALDGADAVELMHDHPRLLEMVMEGDDVTKTKAKEMISSALLRVYHCSLDEFMRIAGVVKERVECFRHPGARLQLVDIDPHCWLHIRRFLKIRDVLNIEPVFVNPGSSWAFECD; this is encoded by the exons ATGTCTAAGGCACCTCATGCAGACCATGCCGTCGACACCAGATGTGCCCTCGACTGCAGCAGCAACGAATGGAGCGCGCAGAACATTCCATGCACCAAGGGGGGCGGTGCGAGCTGTAAGTTACTGGAGCACCATGCGGAAATTAATAGGGTACTTCTAGGCGCTGCCCTGGAGCATCGGGAAGACAAGCGAGGACAGAGCAGAGGTGATGCCCTTATTGCGGCTGTCGAGGCAAGCACTTGCTGGTACGCATGGTACAGCTCTCGGGAAAACTCGTGCAAAGCGAGAGCACTGGATCTTGTTGAGCTTCTACTCGCCGAGCACCCCTGCATCACGGCGATGGAATTCACTAGGAACTTTATGCTTCGCCCATCGTTGCTCTCAGCAGTAAAACGTCATCCCCGTTTGAACAGCTTCACTGTACCCGGGAAATTCGCGGCATTGCCCGACGCAGCTGAGGTGTTCGACGTGATAAGATCTTTGCCACAGCTCAAGAATCTAGCTTTCAAGGCTTACGAGTTCGAGAAGAAATCCTGGACTACGTGCTGCATCTTTGACTGCTCATTTGACCTTCCCTTAAGTTGTCTGTCGACCCTCGACCTCGCAGAGCTGCTAATACCCAGCACTGAGGTCGGACGGCTCGTCCAGGCGCTCACTGAAAACGAAAGCATCACCGACCTCTGCGTCGGAGATTGCGTGTTCTCCTACCGAGATAAAGACTCCATTGCAAGGTTCCCGAAGTACCTCGCGAAGGAAAATTGTGCGCTGCGAACATTGACGCTCAAAGCGAGCGTGTATTCCACCAGCAGGTCACTCCTGCGGGAACTCGTCGACGCGTTCGGCAAAATGAATTTTTTGGAGGAACTGAATCTGGATATCATCGTGACAACAATGTT CGTACCTACGTTCGCCCTCTTCGCCGAAGTAGCCAGTCGGAGCGCCAAACTACGCAGCCTGAGGTTGCCTTGGACGACTACATATCCCTATCTTAATGTTCACAGTACAAGTCCTGAAGCCACGCAATGCATGAAGTCATGGCACACAGCCTTGCAAGGATCGAAGTCTCCGCTAAAGCAGCTGCGTATCGACTTGAAGGGCTTCGGCGAAGCCGCATGCGACACTTTCTTCGACGCAATCGCCAACAATGAATCTCTGCGGTTGGTGGAAGTCGACACTTTGCCCTTCATCGATGGGCTCGACAGGGTCTCCAAAACTATTCTGGAGCGAGGTCTGAACGATCGAGTGGTCATCAAAGGACACCATCGGCACAGCAACGCAAACCAGCTGCTGAAATACCCGCAAATCAGCAGCGTGGCCGTAACGCTGGGGCGGTTCATTTCCCGCGAACGCGTCGACCCGCAGTCGGTTATCTCGACTCTGGAAGTGGTCGGTAGCTCGAGTAACGTAACGTCACTGCTGGTTACGTGCAATGGATTCAATCGCGACGAATTATCTGCCTTGGCGGCATGCCTAAGGAACGCGGCTGTGCTCACTGATGTCGACATAAACCTCGGGACAGTTTTGGATGCCTTAACAGAAGAGGAGTGTAGGGAAGTACGAGCGGAACTAGTGTCGGCGCTGGCCTCCAACCTCAAACTTCTCAAAGTCAGCATCAAAGGCGTGCTGCTGTCCCATTACGACTTGAACGTCCTCGCACATGGTGCCAGCAAGAGTCTCCGCCTCACCGAATTCACCATGACTCCTGCCTGTCATTGCATTACCCCGAATGCCAAGCTTTGTGAAGCCCAGCCAAGTGGTTTTCAGCACAAGCACAGTGCGTTAATGGAAACAATCAAGTTCAAGAACATCGAACTTGCCGACGTCCTG cAAGCGACCAGAAGGAATGCCTCCGCCGTCTCGGCCGCTTCACAATTCGTGCTAGGCCAGCAAGATGCCTTGGACGGTGCGGATGCCGTCGAGCTGATGCACGACCACCCACGTCTACTCGAAATGGTGATGGAAGGTGATGACGTCACAAAGACCAAAGCTAAGGAGATGATCAGCAGTGCTCTGCTGCGTGTGTACCATTGTAGCCTTGATGAGTTTATGAGAATCGCAGGCGTCGTCAAGGAGAGGgtggagtgctttcgtcatcccGGTGCCAGGCTTCAGCTCGTTGACATTGACCCCCACTGCTGGCTGCACATTCGCAGGTTCCTGAAGATAAGGGACGTTCTCAACATTGAACCGGTATTTGTTAATCCAGGCAGCTCATGGGCTTTTGAATGCGATTAG